A single region of the Triticum dicoccoides isolate Atlit2015 ecotype Zavitan chromosome 2B, WEW_v2.0, whole genome shotgun sequence genome encodes:
- the LOC119360502 gene encoding uncharacterized protein LOC119360502 has translation MPPPAVRPHGERPPDAGATAARRAERHRAPPAGDRFEGRRRGPGGERRGQGVGPPASSSARTLKGVIRRTRCCGSASSAPARGAGRLVPRQRRRTACLVPRGRRFGLTAIGGPRRLHLAARGDGERVDGRGGAVCRATASAAAEACFEEAAAWTDRRARRTGRAPPLRTQGDGGTATPQSPSATVVAVAATRTLKRMWRGRCCASSWAAPARSTSKLPLTLEDVISKNKKSRRQSSYH, from the exons ATGCCGCCGCCGGCGGTTCGGCCTCACGGAGAGCGGCCGCCTGACgcgggggcgacggcggcgcggcgcgCGGAGCGACATCGAGCGCCGCCCGCTGGAGATCGCTTCGAGGGGCGGCGGCGTGGGCCGGGCGGCGAGCGCCGCGGGCAGGGCGTGGGCCCTCCGGCCAGTTCATCTGCCCGGACGCTGAAGGGCGTGATCAGGAGGACGCGCTGCTGCGGCAGCGCCTCGTCCGCACCGGCCCGCGGCGCGGGTCGGCTCGTTCCCCGCCAACGCCGTCGAACGGCGTGCCTCGTGCCGCGCGGCCGGAGGTTTGGCCTCACGGCGATTGGCGGGCCACGTCGGCTGCATTTGGCCGCGCGGggcgacggggagcgcgtcgatggccGCGGCGGCGCGGTGTGCAGAGCGACGGCGAGCGCCGCCGCTGAGGCTTGCTTCGAGGAGGCAGCGGCATGGACCGACCGGCGAGCGCGGCGTACGGGGCGTGCCCCTCCTCTCCGTACCCAAGGTGACGGGGGCACTGCAACCCCACAGTCGCCCTCGGCAaccgtggtggcggtggcggctacTCGGACGCTCAAGAGGATGTGGAGGGGGCGCTGCTGCGCCAGCTCCTGGGCCGCGCCGGCTCGTTCGACGTCGAAGCTTCCCCT GACACTGGAGGATGTGATATCCAAAAACAAGAAATCCAGGAGG